In Raphanus sativus cultivar WK10039 chromosome 5, ASM80110v3, whole genome shotgun sequence, the following proteins share a genomic window:
- the LOC108805253 gene encoding kinase-interacting family protein, whose product MLVALADFACYMLCTEANDQTCQLSSLSLFQGLKKMKSKGSMDVVTHLPPHLPSLSDLEARMQLMRESAFEESQGDDDTFAQRAEWFYQRRPLLLSLCLDLYNGYVTLLGRSHQSKPNQQLKPTASHPNHLLHDEEDCVSEVDSGSEISSESTLSFQQMEDPAAVSEKVDELVSQLVAANLDKEILQHELLNKEQQFCEAAKTIELLKKFVMLLEMEKEVAMEENANLGYKVTSLLEENRELATEALFMKNEAVGLARCVLKMRDDHFHKVCILQNRIYSLQASQNSEPVYDKVSTGCFGLDKYKTKKKKENKTEDKTGFKWLKKLNNINLFTKSSLNPSAAPSCCTSQLA is encoded by the exons ATGCTTGTTGCTTTGGCGGATTTTGCCTGTTATATGCTCTGCACTGAAGCAAATGACCAGACGTGTCAGCTCTCatcactctctctgtttcaag gtttgaagaagatgaagagcaAAGGTTCCATGGACGTCGTGACTCATCTTCCTCCCCATTTGCCATCTCTCTCCG ACCTTGAAGCTCGGATGCAACTCATGCGTGAATCTGCCTTTGAAGAAAGCCAAGGAGATGATGATACATTTGCTCAACGTGCTGAATGGTTTTACCAGAGAAGACCTCTCCTTCTCTCCCTTTGTCTTGACCTTTACAACGGCTACGTCACTCTCTTGGGCCGTTCTCATCAAAGCAAACCGAACCAGCAGCTTAAACCCACGGCTTCTCATCCCAATCATCTCCTCCACGACGAAGAAGACTGCGTTTCAGAGGTTGATTCCGGTAGCGAGATAAGTTCGGAGAGCACCTTATCCTTTCAACAGATGGAAGATCCTGCTGCGGTCTCAGAGAAAGTCGATGAGCTTGTGTCCCAACTCGTGGCTGCAAACTTGGACAAGGAAATTCTGCAACACGAGTTACTCAACAAGGAGCAGCAGTTTTGTGAAGCCGCCAAGACCATAGAGCTGTTGAAGAAGTTCGTCATGTTGCTGGAGATGGAGAAGGAAGTTGCTATGGAGGAAAACGCTAATCTTGGATACAAAGTCACGTCTCTCTTGGAGGAGAACAGAGAGCTAGCCACTGAGGCCTTGTTCATGAAGAACGAAGCTGTTGGGCTCGCTAGGTGTGTGCTTAAGATGAGAGATGACCACTTCCACAAGGTCTGCATCCTCCAGAACCGCATCTATTCACTTCAGGCATCGCAGAACTCCGAGCCTGTCTATGATAAGGTCTCAACCGGCTGCTTTGGCCTGGATAAGTACaagaccaagaagaagaaggagaacaaAACCGAAGACAAGACTGGATTCAAGTGGTTGAAGAAGCTGAACAACATTAACCTCTTCACAAAGTCCAGCCTTAACCCATCAGCTGCTCCATCATGCTGCACTTCTCAACTTGCCTAA
- the LOC108805256 gene encoding mavicyanin, whose translation MLRLITVQQGSWFSSLMIFSAICSLSSLMLKSEGTNHTVGDSSGWDLMTNYTNWTQGREFHVGDVLVFNYNVDQHNVMQVNSTAYADCGRDNYISLFTKGNDSIIMSEVGEHCFICAMYDHCENGQKLSINVAP comes from the exons ATGCTTAGACTGATAACAGTTCAGCAGGGAAGCTGGTTCTCCAGCTTGATGATATTCTCTGCCATTTGCTCGTTATCGTCTCTCATGCTAAAATCTGAAGGAACAAACCATACAGTTGGCGACAGCTCTGGTTGGGACCTCATGACAAACTATACCAACTGGACGCAGGGAAGAGAATTTCATGTCGGTGATGTCTTAG TTTTCAACTACAACGTGGACCAGCATAACGTTATGCAAGTTAACTCCACGGCATACGCAGACTGTGGAAGAGACAATTACATCTCTCTCTTCACCAAAGGCAACGACTCGATCATTATGTCAGAGGTCGGAGAGCACTGTTTCATCTGTGCAATGTACGATCACTGTGAGAATGGCCAGAAGCTAAGTATTAATGTAGCTCCTTGA